Proteins encoded within one genomic window of Streptomyces sp. NBC_01314:
- the galE gene encoding UDP-glucose 4-epimerase GalE, whose translation MSGKYLVTGGAGYVGSVVAQHLLEAGHEVVVLDNLSTGFREGVPTGASFIEGDIRDAAKWLDSSFDAVLHFAAFSQVGESVVKPEKYWDNNVGGTMALLGAMREAGVRKLVFSSTAATYGEPETTPIVESAPTKPTNPYGASKLAVDHMITGEAAAHGLGAVSLRYFNVAGAYGSCGERHDPESHLIPLVLQVAQGRRDAISVFGDDYPTADGTCVRDYIHVADLAAAHLLALDAARPGEHLICNLGNGNGFSVREVIETVRQVTGHPIPEVVAPRRAGDPATLVASAATARERLGWNPSRADLAEIVADAWQFAQARTQ comes from the coding sequence ATGAGCGGTAAGTACCTGGTCACCGGTGGCGCGGGCTATGTCGGCAGCGTGGTCGCCCAGCATCTGCTGGAGGCGGGCCACGAGGTCGTCGTCCTCGACAACCTCTCCACGGGCTTCCGCGAGGGCGTGCCCACGGGCGCGTCCTTCATCGAGGGCGACATCCGCGACGCCGCCAAATGGCTGGACTCCTCCTTCGACGCCGTCCTCCACTTCGCCGCGTTCTCCCAGGTCGGCGAGTCCGTCGTGAAGCCGGAGAAGTACTGGGACAACAACGTCGGCGGCACCATGGCCCTGCTCGGCGCGATGCGCGAGGCAGGCGTCCGCAAGCTGGTCTTCTCCTCCACGGCCGCCACGTACGGCGAGCCGGAGACGACCCCGATCGTCGAGTCCGCGCCGACGAAGCCGACGAACCCGTACGGCGCCTCCAAGCTCGCCGTCGACCACATGATCACCGGGGAGGCCGCCGCCCACGGCCTGGGCGCCGTCTCGCTGCGCTACTTCAACGTGGCCGGCGCGTACGGCTCCTGCGGCGAGCGCCACGACCCCGAGTCGCACCTCATCCCGCTGGTCCTCCAGGTCGCGCAGGGCAGGAGGGACGCGATCTCCGTCTTCGGCGACGACTACCCGACCGCCGACGGCACCTGCGTCCGCGACTACATCCACGTCGCCGACCTCGCCGCCGCCCACCTGCTGGCGCTGGACGCCGCGCGGCCCGGCGAACACCTCATCTGCAACCTCGGCAACGGCAACGGCTTCTCCGTGCGGGAAGTGATCGAGACCGTCCGCCAGGTCACCGGCCACCCGATCCCCGAGGTCGTCGCCCCGCGCCGCGCCGGCGACCCGGCGACCCTGGTCGCCTCCGCCGCCACGGCCCGCGAACGCCTCGGCTGGAACCCGTCCCGCGCGGACCTCGCGGAGATCGTCGCGGACGCGTGGCAGTTCGCACAGGCGCGGACGCAGTAG